Genomic window (Zingiber officinale cultivar Zhangliang chromosome 2B, Zo_v1.1, whole genome shotgun sequence):
TATTTCCATCTGCACGAGTGTTTCAGGCGATTACTACAAATAAGGATTGCAAACCTCTCATTGTTCTTCGCAGAGGGAGAGCTGTCTTATTTACTGCCAGAATCGGCAACTCCTGAAGCATCTATTCTTTTGTGGGAATAGATTTGGCGACACTTCAATGTCCAGAGGTTCTCTTTCTACGCCTACCTGAACATGatacaagtaaaaaaaataattgttttgtgatttcttttcatgAATCAGAGTAGAGATCCATATCGAAAACAAACTATTATAATGCACCTTTTATTCAATCTAAAACTAGTACCAACTGTGAGTAGAGATCCATATCGAAAACAAACTATTATAATGCAATTTTTATTCAATCTAAAACTAGTACCAACTGTGAGTGAGTAAGCTTATGTTTTGAAACAGTTCAATTGTTCTGCCATAGATGGGGCAAATCATGATCTTGTGCTTCACCATGCAATTTAGAGAAGCTAGaagaaattcaaaacttaaaactAAGGGTATTCTTCAGCTAGAAGGTTGCAATGCAGACATGTTTTGTTGCCTCTGTTCAACAGTCATTCTACATCTTCATGTTCTATGAAATTGGAATTGAGCAGATGAGTTCTAGTAACGGAATGTTAGTAGAGAAAATCATTAAGTGTTGACTAATTTGTAAAATTTCTAACGAACAGGAACTTGTTCAGGTACAGAATTTCGCTTTTTGCTTGGTCAGTGCACTAACGGAAGCAGCATTAGTAGAAGAAGAGGAGCTTACCATTCGTTCCTTTGCTCCAAAGGACCTGGGAATCTATGGTGGAAAGGTATTTATCATCCAGGCGTTTCCATGTCTTGATTGATTTCACCCCTCCCCACTCACCATTCACTGTCTTCTCCAGGTACGCCGACACCACCCTCGCTCTTCTTGACCACCCCGCCTTTCCATACGCATGGTAACCAAACCCACCAGCATAGCAAAGGTGAATACCAGTCAGCTTTCCACAAAAGTCATTCAGGTGATCATGCCCAGTGAAAACGGCCTTAACATCCCTGGCCTCTAGCAATGTTGAGAAAAACCCAGAATTGATTGATGCAGAGCTGATACCCTCTTGCTTCACCCCTGTAAAATTGGATGCATCAAAGCTGCTGTATTCTGGCAATGGGATGTGGAAGTAGACGAGGCCTGGTGCGCCCTCCTTCTGTGCACTTGGTTTCCTCATATACTCTTTCTGCAAAATATCTGAATGCTTCAAATGCATGTGCAATCGAAGACTAAACAGGTTGTTATAAAATTCCAAAGTGATCAAAATGCAATCACTTCAAAACAAGGTTCTCAGGCGTGCCGTTTTGCATCCGGAACATCACTCAATTGGGTTAATAATCAGTAGTAATAAACTTAGTTCTAACATGATATACTTGTAGGAACTTTGAGATTTCTGAAGCAGATACCATAGCTTGTAATATGCAATAACAATATAAAAATAACTACATGGCTCATCGCATGATGATTGTGAATCATAATATAGCAAGGGTTCTATTTGTTTGAATACCTGCAGGCGTGAGGAGGTTTGCTTAAACCAAACTTGCTGGGAGGCTTTGATCCAGCCATACCCAGGAACGGAGGGGACAGTGGAGTAATCACCACTGTCAAGGAAGTAGAGATTGAGTACTGATTTGTTGGACAGTGATGAGCCCTCCACACCATAAATCTCCAAATTATAGTTACCAAAGCCATCAATATCGAAGCTATTTGGGTTGAGCTTCGAAAGAGTATAGGGCATACTGACAATGTGGCGCATCACACCCTCACGGGATAGGGTAGACTCCTGGTCATGGTTACCCAAGACAGCTGCCCATGGGAGCTTGAGACTGACTGCTGGCTCAAATGACATATCCAAAGATTTGGCAGCATCAGTTGCATCAAAGCCAAATATGTTGTCACCTGTTCGGTACAGGTAATGCATTCAGCCATACATATACAGAGAATCAATTTGAATACCTTATTAATGATATAGCCAACATTTTTTCGCTAGGTATACCAGGTCACAATCTTGAAGGTTATTGCTACTTTAATCAAAGGTCattcaagattttatcaaaatgacCTATTCCTTATTTATGATCGATAGGAGGGTTTATTGTGGAAAATATCTACTTGCGCTGGGAAAGACAAATCCATGGGAAAGTCTGTTACAATGGACAATTCTGTTTCTTAATCACTGATCAAATTTTGTCATCAGTGAACCGAATGTTGCATGTGGGTTAACAGTACTTAAAGAACAACGCATAACATTGATTTCACGTAGCATGAAGTATTAAGGTATTATGTTGTGAAATTGATACGAGTAGTAGATACTTTTGAAAATAAAGAACTTTTTAGTAAGCTCAAATAATTTTGCATTTGCATACATTTACTTTTTACAAAGTTCAACTACTTTTATATATATTGGTAAATCACTTTGTGCGGAAATGTTGTTTCTGGCATTTTTAGCACACTCAATGCttgaaataaaatttatttgGTATACTTTCTTGTATAAAAATACTATTTTGGCAATTTTTTTGTTCATCAAGTTGTTTCACCAAATTGCTCGTAAAACCTGTGCTGGACATTTTTGAAGATGGCATTTTGGTATAATGGGTTGTGAAGGAGTGTGGTCTGGACATTTTTGAACAATCGACACTGAACTCTAATTTCTGCATCAGTGGAGCCTGGTTTGAGATTggaaaagactaagctgctactttttttttcaaaatttaaacatgaATGTCCTATCACCAATTCAATCCATTGACACAATCTGAACATGGTATCCTTACAAACCAATCCAAAAATTATTTGTTCCAAATTAACGAGGTTAGCTCACATTAACTCTGAGATAATTTGAAATTCTTTACCTGACCCTAGAACTTCATATTAAGCTAATGTATCGATTTGTCTAATGTCCAAACTCATTTTAGTCCAACCAACCTACGAACTTTAATGACAGCCATCAGCAGAAGACTCTCTTTACCATCAAGTAGACAAAGCCACCAAACGCATTTATTTTCCAAGCAACCTACCAACTGTGACTGTGTTAAAGGTTAACATAAGTGAACAGCAGAGGACTCCTTTACCATGCAGTAGACAAAGCTTCTGATCTCATGTTCTTAATAGctcatcaaaaaggaaaaaaaaaaacaattattcTGATCTTATCgatataaaattttaagattattgAATATCCCACTATGATTCAAGCTGTAATGGGGCATATGAAAAGAGGAGTGGTATCCATTGCTTTCATATTCTTCATCAGTAATGGGAACCCTAAATCTGTTAATCCATTTAACAGGACAAAGAAGTGGTTCTCACACCTGGACTAGTATACTCTATCAATCTTAGCAAGAATGTCATTTTCCAGCAATCAACAATCACAGCCGTCCCACAATAAAAAAACACTGCCAGTGTGTTTTTTCTCGGTAACTCGCACAAACACTAGAAACAAAGCGAAAGATAAAATTAAGGTAAAATAGGAGGAAGAATGGGCGTTTTTAGGGAGCGTACCAGTGAACACGACGAGATCTGGAGTCTCGTCTCGGATGACGCGGTAGATGAAGGCGGTGGTGTTGAGATCGGAGCAGGTGGCGGTCTGGTTAGGGAACACGTCGAGGCAGCCGGTGGATCTGCCGTCGGCGTAGTGCATGTCGGCCACCTGGAGTATCTTGAACTCGCCCGGACGACTCCCCTTGAACAGCAGGCGCGGAGCCGGAGCAGGGGAAGCGCGGCCAGCTCCCCTGCCTCCTCCCCTTCGCTGTAGAACAGACGGCGCTCTTCGCAGAGAGATGGAGGCATCTGCGGCCGCTGGTGCGAGGATTaggacgaggaggaggaggaggaggaggaggataatggaGGAGTGGCGGGCCATTTCGCCGGGGAAGGCTCGTCGGCTCGTCGTCGAGGAGTCAAATGAATATTTTACAGAACTGAGATATTTATTTCATGGAATTAATAATACAGCTGTCACTGCGATTTAATTTATTTCATGGTCCTGTTATCAGATTGTACATGGGCCCAAATCAGATAAAGGCCCATTGCGCAATGGGATGAAATCTTACATTTTATATTTTTGGAATTATagaaaaattggaaaaaaaaaacaaatttaaaaaactatttagcaataaattttttatattattttatgatGAGATATGTTTTACACACAACACTCTTGATATGTTTTTCACTATTATATTTGAAAAGTTAGAGAGGGAACTAAATTTTCACTTATAATAATGAATCATGCATATTTTAATAACCCTAGCCCTAATCTAACATTTTAGAATCTTTAGGTGCAATAGTGGGAATACATGGTCTCAAGATGTTCCAACACCTTGGACAAACTACACAAAAAGGAGGGGAATCCTAGATTTGTAGTATCATGgaccatttttatttttaaattggaaGAGGTGTCAAGTGTGCCTAATTGCCCTCCTTCTTCTTTCACCTTTAAATGCCGACGGGATCTCACCTGATCCCCTCTTTGTACAAAAGCCATTATGGATCCTTAAATGAATAATCAAAAATTTTACGAAATTTCAAGTGCGATATATTATAATAAAGTTTTCTTCCAATGGAAAATGGATCTAAGGATGTTAGGTATCTGGATAGATTTTTATAAGTACTTCTCGATTTAATCTAATGACTAATGGAAAATTTTTGTAGAGTTAAATTAATCACGTACAGAATTAATCGATTCGAAAAATTAAATAtctgaattataaaaaataataaaaattcattATACTGAATTATATTGCTCATAATTTATCTCTCTTTTAGATCATATGGATTAGACTTGAACAGTCCCGTGTGATGATTATCATCTTTTAGTGTAATGAGTCAATGCAATGGTTAGTTTGTGTGGGGAATAGAGCTAGGGCTCGAaaag
Coding sequences:
- the LOC122047688 gene encoding probable inactive purple acid phosphatase 29 → MARHSSIILLLLLLLLVLILAPAAADASISLRRAPSVLQRRGGGRGAGRASPAPAPRLLFKGSRPGEFKILQVADMHYADGRSTGCLDVFPNQTATCSDLNTTAFIYRVIRDETPDLVVFTGDNIFGFDATDAAKSLDMSFEPAVSLKLPWAAVLGNHDQESTLSREGVMRHIVSMPYTLSKLNPNSFDIDGFGNYNLEIYGVEGSSLSNKSVLNLYFLDSGDYSTVPSVPGYGWIKASQQVWFKQTSSRLQKEYMRKPSAQKEGAPGLVYFHIPLPEYSSFDASNFTGVKQEGISSASINSGFFSTLLEARDVKAVFTGHDHLNDFCGKLTGIHLCYAGGFGYHAYGKAGWSRRARVVSAYLEKTVNGEWGGVKSIKTWKRLDDKYLSTIDSQVLWSKGTNGRRRKRTSGH